In one window of Deinococcus sp. KSM4-11 DNA:
- a CDS encoding ABC transporter ATP-binding protein, giving the protein MTNAIELRNVDKTFGKVTALRGLNLDIRAGELTALLGPNGAGKTTAISLMLGLGAPTAGQVRVLGGNPRQDDVRRRIGSMPQESALPPALKVSEAVELFARFYPAPLAASQALALADLGSVAGRRAGALSGGQKRRLAFALAVVGNPEVLLIDEPTTGMDAQSRQAFWVAVTELKDAGRTILLTTHYLEEAERAADRVIVMNAGAVLADGTPEQLRSQAGGARVRFTSDLVLAELHRLPGVDSAEVDAHGHADLRTRTPEALLTALIRQGTPFTELEVSRASLEDAFLNLTATPPAQTSSSATKEVTA; this is encoded by the coding sequence ATGACGAACGCGATCGAGCTGCGGAACGTGGACAAGACCTTCGGGAAGGTCACGGCCCTGCGCGGCCTGAACCTGGACATCCGCGCCGGGGAACTGACGGCGCTGCTCGGGCCGAACGGCGCCGGGAAGACCACGGCGATCTCGCTGATGCTGGGCCTGGGCGCACCCACGGCCGGGCAGGTGCGTGTGCTGGGCGGCAACCCACGGCAGGACGACGTGCGCCGCCGCATCGGTTCCATGCCGCAGGAGAGTGCCCTGCCGCCCGCGCTGAAGGTGAGCGAGGCCGTGGAACTGTTCGCGCGCTTCTACCCCGCCCCGCTGGCCGCGTCCCAGGCCCTGGCGCTCGCCGACCTGGGGAGCGTGGCCGGGCGGCGGGCGGGCGCGCTGTCCGGCGGGCAGAAGCGGCGGCTGGCCTTCGCGCTGGCCGTGGTGGGCAACCCGGAGGTGCTGCTGATCGACGAGCCGACGACCGGCATGGACGCGCAGAGCCGGCAGGCGTTCTGGGTGGCCGTGACGGAACTGAAGGACGCGGGCCGCACGATCCTGCTCACCACGCACTACCTGGAGGAAGCCGAGCGCGCCGCCGACCGCGTGATCGTGATGAACGCGGGCGCGGTGCTGGCCGACGGCACGCCGGAACAGCTGCGTTCCCAGGCGGGCGGCGCGCGAGTGCGCTTCACGAGCGACCTCGTGCTGGCCGAGCTGCACCGCCTGCCGGGGGTGGACTCGGCCGAGGTGGATGCCCACGGGCACGCGGATCTGCGCACCCGCACGCCCGAGGCGCTGCTGACCGCCCTGATCCGCCAGGGCACGCCCTTCACGGAACTGGAGGTCAGCCGCGCCAGCCTGGAGGACGCCTTCCTGAACTTGACCGCCACGCCTCCTGCCCAGACCAGCTCCTCTGCCACCAAGGAAGTGACCGCATGA
- a CDS encoding lipopolysaccharide assembly protein LapB yields MTALETDVNMSRVRAALEVGRPAEALRLLAPLLAADPENAQLWTALSEAHHDAAAYPQALQAAERAVQLEPHSSRGQFLYALALWNTHVLGNNPRWGAARRRARQAQDVLRGAIRLDPFRAGYPITLAQLLLQTGGTAEAETLLRRALELEPQNTYALVTLAELALKRRNAPEAQRLAGQVLALEPESVPGLGVLAWAQLRQSEAHTALRTALSAVRLAPGDPAARAYFSALCHAHLPRPLARGGWIWRLALIPHGGLLLIPVLALGIMVRNGWRYRRLPPELRAAVSLVRPMRREIFATRTFVGIVLLGIVGLLNAQLALVSGMLVSVLLLGLGLALIVRLATGRTFRRR; encoded by the coding sequence ATGACCGCCCTGGAGACGGACGTGAACATGTCGAGGGTGCGCGCCGCCCTGGAGGTGGGCCGTCCGGCGGAGGCGCTGCGGCTGCTGGCCCCGCTGCTGGCGGCCGATCCCGAGAACGCGCAGCTGTGGACGGCGCTGAGCGAGGCGCACCACGATGCAGCCGCGTACCCGCAGGCCCTCCAGGCCGCCGAGCGGGCCGTGCAGCTGGAGCCGCACAGCAGCCGGGGGCAGTTCTTGTATGCCCTGGCCCTGTGGAATACCCATGTGCTGGGCAACAATCCCCGCTGGGGCGCAGCGCGTCGGCGGGCACGGCAGGCGCAGGACGTCCTGCGCGGGGCCATCCGGCTGGATCCGTTCCGGGCGGGGTATCCGATCACGCTGGCCCAGTTGCTGCTCCAGACCGGGGGCACCGCCGAGGCTGAGACGCTGCTGCGCCGGGCATTGGAACTGGAACCGCAGAACACCTACGCCCTGGTGACGCTGGCGGAACTGGCCCTGAAGCGCCGGAACGCGCCGGAAGCGCAGCGGCTGGCCGGGCAGGTGCTGGCGCTGGAACCGGAGTCCGTGCCGGGCCTGGGCGTGCTGGCGTGGGCGCAATTGCGGCAGAGCGAGGCCCACACGGCGCTGCGCACCGCCCTGAGCGCGGTTCGCCTGGCTCCGGGTGACCCGGCGGCCCGCGCGTACTTCTCGGCGCTCTGCCATGCCCACCTGCCCCGGCCACTGGCACGCGGCGGCTGGATCTGGCGACTGGCCCTCATCCCGCACGGCGGCCTTCTGCTCATTCCCGTACTGGCGCTGGGCATCATGGTCCGGAACGGCTGGCGCTACCGACGCCTGCCGCCGGAACTGCGCGCGGCGGTCTCGCTCGTCCGGCCCATGCGCCGCGAAATCTTTGCGACGCGGACTTTCGTGGGGATCGTCTTGCTCGGCATCGTGGGCCTCCTGAACGCGCAGCTGGCCCTGGTCAGCGGCATGCTGGTCAGCGTGCTGCTCCTGGGGCTGGGGCTCGCCCTGATCGTCAGGCTGGCGACCGGGCGCAC
- a CDS encoding agmatine/peptidylarginine deiminase, whose translation MTDAASHDPTPRELGFAMPPEWAEHAATWMSWPQGDELWFGHLEGVRAEFAVLIRTIAGYEPVHLLVRDDESDADARTRLAGVDVTFHRVPLDDVWVRDNGPIFVRRPDGAVALTDWRFNAWGGKFNYLNDDRVPEYVAGQLGAHRWALPFVLEGGGLEVNGAGVGLTTRSCFLAATRNPGLTEDGYAALLMDTLGVENLLWLDGGLENDHTDGHIDTITRFTDETTLVTSVEPDEDDPNHEVMARNLLTLRRMTDAHGQPFRIVELPLPAEYLEGAEGRLPPTYANFYIGNGFVVVPQYGDPNDASALEILTPLFPGRTVIGLSSREIIGGGGSFHCITQQQPAGPIWNGE comes from the coding sequence ATGACCGACGCCGCTTCCCACGATCCCACCCCGCGTGAGCTGGGCTTCGCCATGCCGCCCGAGTGGGCCGAGCACGCCGCCACCTGGATGAGCTGGCCGCAGGGGGACGAGTTGTGGTTCGGGCACCTGGAGGGCGTCCGGGCCGAGTTCGCGGTGCTGATCCGCACCATCGCGGGCTATGAACCCGTGCACCTGCTGGTGCGGGACGATGAGAGCGACGCGGACGCCCGCACGCGGCTCGCGGGCGTGGACGTCACCTTTCACCGGGTGCCGCTGGACGACGTGTGGGTGCGCGACAACGGCCCGATCTTCGTGCGCCGCCCGGACGGCGCGGTGGCGCTGACCGACTGGCGGTTCAACGCCTGGGGCGGCAAGTTCAATTATCTGAACGACGACCGCGTGCCCGAGTACGTGGCCGGGCAGCTGGGCGCGCACCGCTGGGCGCTGCCCTTCGTGCTCGAGGGCGGCGGGCTGGAGGTGAACGGCGCGGGTGTGGGCCTCACCACTCGGTCGTGCTTCCTGGCCGCCACGCGCAACCCGGGCCTGACCGAGGACGGGTACGCGGCCCTGCTCATGGACACGCTGGGAGTGGAGAACCTGCTGTGGCTGGACGGCGGCCTGGAAAACGACCACACCGACGGCCACATCGACACCATCACGCGCTTCACCGACGAGACGACCCTCGTGACCAGCGTGGAACCCGACGAGGACGACCCGAACCACGAGGTCATGGCCCGGAATCTGCTGACCCTGCGCCGCATGACGGACGCCCACGGCCAGCCCTTCCGAATCGTCGAACTGCCGCTGCCGGCCGAGTACCTGGAGGGTGCGGAAGGACGACTTCCGCCCACCTACGCGAACTTCTACATCGGCAACGGCTTCGTGGTGGTGCCGCAGTACGGCGACCCGAACGACGCCTCCGCACTGGAGATCCTGACACCGCTGTTTCCGGGCCGGACAGTGATCGGCCTGAGCAGCCGCGAGATCATCGGGGGGGGCGGGAGTTTCCACTGCATCACGCAGCAGCAGCCGGCGGGACCGATCTGGAACGGGGAGTAA
- a CDS encoding Ig-like domain-containing protein codes for MKALVISALIALFATSCGSMQAPAQTVSGQTVQGAATTTTDTQAPKVSMMMFPQTLREAGNVFFQLSTRDDVNVARVVLNIDGKPFVNDNTAYNSYAKFFGAQDNGKHTVTVQVFDSARNVTEYTQDFQVDISK; via the coding sequence ATGAAAGCACTCGTCATCTCCGCCCTGATCGCCCTGTTCGCCACCAGCTGTGGCAGCATGCAGGCCCCCGCCCAGACCGTCTCGGGCCAGACGGTGCAGGGCGCGGCCACGACCACGACGGACACGCAGGCCCCGAAGGTCAGCATGATGATGTTCCCGCAGACGCTGCGGGAAGCGGGGAACGTGTTCTTCCAGCTGTCCACCCGTGACGACGTGAACGTGGCGCGGGTCGTGCTGAACATCGACGGGAAGCCCTTCGTGAACGACAACACGGCGTACAACTCCTACGCGAAATTCTTCGGGGCCCAGGACAATGGCAAGCACACGGTGACCGTGCAGGTGTTCGACAGCGCCCGCAACGTCACGGAGTACACGCAGGACTTTCAGGTGGACATCAGCAAGTAG
- a CDS encoding aminoglycoside phosphotransferase yields the protein MTAPPAAVQRAFGLRGTPEPLSGGRGTSWRIGPAVLKPADQSPAERAWHAAVLGPVVEGHVRVARPLSTADGQLIVDGWMATAFVSGQHQPGRWLDIVQAGEHLHRQLAAVPRPAFLAARRDPWAVADRVAWGDQPATPFLAARHVRRLLSCCRPVDAALQVIHADLTGNVLFAALERPAIIDFSPYWRPAPYASAIVVVDAVVWEGADPAVFRTLTAQPGFAQLLLRALRFRMVTDAMQRGVEVVPPERDPYQRLVDLTCDWASS from the coding sequence GTGACCGCCCCGCCCGCCGCCGTGCAGCGGGCCTTCGGTCTCCGGGGCACCCCGGAACCCCTGTCTGGGGGCAGGGGCACATCCTGGCGGATCGGTCCGGCCGTGCTGAAACCGGCGGATCAGTCTCCAGCGGAACGGGCATGGCACGCGGCCGTCCTGGGGCCAGTCGTGGAGGGTCACGTCCGGGTCGCGCGGCCGCTGAGCACGGCCGACGGCCAGCTGATCGTGGACGGCTGGATGGCCACGGCGTTCGTGTCCGGTCAGCACCAGCCCGGCCGCTGGCTGGACATCGTGCAGGCGGGCGAGCATCTTCATCGTCAGCTCGCTGCGGTGCCCCGGCCTGCCTTCCTCGCCGCGCGCCGGGATCCCTGGGCCGTGGCCGACCGGGTGGCGTGGGGAGACCAGCCCGCCACGCCCTTCCTGGCGGCGCGCCATGTGCGGCGCCTGCTCTCGTGCTGCCGGCCCGTGGACGCGGCATTACAGGTCATTCACGCGGATCTGACGGGCAACGTCCTGTTCGCCGCCCTGGAGCGGCCGGCCATCATCGACTTCTCGCCGTACTGGCGTCCTGCTCCCTACGCCTCCGCCATCGTCGTGGTGGACGCCGTCGTATGGGAGGGAGCCGATCCCGCCGTGTTCCGTACGCTCACCGCTCAGCCGGGCTTCGCGCAGCTGCTGCTGCGGGCGCTGCGGTTCCGCATGGTCACGGACGCCATGCAGCGGGGCGTTGAGGTCGTGCCCCCGGAACGCGATCCCTACCAGCGGCTGGTGGATCTCACGTGTGACTGGGCGTCCTCGTAG
- the thrC gene encoding threonine synthase produces MKYVSTRGAQSLGRFSDVLLSGLAPDGGLAMPEFIPTFGPQELEALRGLPYPELAFAVMRPFIDDVPEHDLRRILHVTYAPDVFHSKDITPLTPLGTSGLYLLELSNGPSLAFKDIAMQFLGHMFEYVLEARDERLNILGATSGDTGSAAEYAMLGKGRVNVFMLSPHGRMSAFQQAQMFSLTEPNIFNIALEGVFDDCQDLVKAVNADADFKARFEIGAVNSINWARVLAQAVYYFKAYFALNLPAGTEVDFSVPSGNFGNVFAGFLARSMGLPIGQLLVASNENDVLYEFFSTGVYHVRPAAQVAATSSPSMDIGKASNFERYLYAITGNDAPQTHGWWQEVGQGRPVDLRGTPHWDAVKASGLRGGRSTHTDRLGTIRSIDERFARLIDPHTADGVLVGERHQRPGVPMVCLETALPAKFEETVQEAVGRTPERPERFAGIEHARKVFEVLPNDVNRLKAYIAQHLQAAQRS; encoded by the coding sequence ATGAAGTACGTTTCCACGCGCGGCGCGCAGTCCCTGGGCCGCTTCTCGGATGTCCTGCTTTCGGGCCTCGCCCCGGACGGCGGCCTCGCCATGCCCGAGTTCATCCCCACCTTCGGGCCGCAGGAACTCGAGGCCCTGCGCGGCCTGCCGTACCCGGAACTGGCCTTCGCGGTCATGCGGCCCTTCATCGACGACGTACCCGAGCACGACCTGCGCAGGATCCTGCATGTCACGTACGCGCCGGACGTCTTTCACAGCAAGGACATCACGCCGCTGACCCCGCTCGGAACCTCGGGCCTGTACCTGCTGGAACTCAGCAACGGACCGTCCCTGGCATTCAAGGACATCGCCATGCAGTTCCTGGGCCACATGTTCGAGTACGTGCTCGAAGCCCGTGACGAGCGCCTGAACATCCTCGGCGCGACCAGCGGCGACACCGGCAGCGCCGCCGAGTACGCCATGCTCGGCAAGGGCCGCGTGAACGTGTTCATGCTCTCCCCGCACGGCCGCATGAGCGCCTTCCAGCAGGCACAGATGTTCAGCCTGACCGAACCCAACATCTTCAACATCGCCCTGGAAGGCGTGTTCGACGACTGCCAGGATCTCGTGAAGGCCGTGAACGCCGACGCGGACTTCAAGGCCCGCTTCGAGATCGGAGCCGTGAACTCCATCAACTGGGCGCGGGTGCTGGCGCAGGCCGTGTATTACTTCAAGGCCTACTTCGCCCTGAACCTGCCCGCCGGTACAGAAGTGGACTTCAGCGTGCCCTCGGGGAACTTCGGGAACGTGTTCGCCGGCTTCCTCGCCCGGAGCATGGGCCTTCCCATCGGGCAGCTGCTGGTCGCCAGCAACGAGAACGACGTCCTGTACGAATTCTTCTCCACGGGCGTGTACCACGTCCGGCCCGCCGCGCAGGTCGCCGCCACATCCAGCCCCAGCATGGACATCGGCAAGGCCAGCAACTTCGAACGCTACCTGTACGCCATCACCGGCAACGACGCCCCGCAGACGCACGGCTGGTGGCAGGAGGTTGGCCAGGGCCGCCCGGTCGACCTGCGCGGCACGCCCCATTGGGACGCCGTGAAAGCCAGCGGCCTGCGCGGCGGACGCAGCACCCACACCGACCGCCTGGGCACCATCCGCAGCATCGACGAGCGCTTCGCCCGCCTGATCGACCCGCACACAGCCGATGGCGTCCTGGTGGGTGAACGCCACCAGCGCCCCGGCGTTCCGATGGTCTGCCTGGAAACCGCGCTGCCCGCCAAGTTCGAGGAGACCGTGCAGGAGGCCGTTGGGCGCACGCCGGAACGGCCCGAGCGTTTCGCTGGCATCGAGCACGCCAGGAAGGTCTTCGAGGTGCTGCCGAACGACGTGAACCGGCTCAAGGCGTACATCGCGCAGCACCTACAGGCCGCCCAGCGGAGCTGA
- a CDS encoding DsbA family protein, which produces MSETTDVFIDFLCPYAWRGVELAAVLREQGESFRLRHYSLVEGNHAANQKEHTWNLTDQPLDAPDGDGYMKHQTPSLRAFLAATAAARQGEEALWAFSLALFRLRHEQQRELDDAAMSDAAAQAGLDAARFEQDRQDEAGLRADLRAEQEASREIGVFGTPTYVLPGGEAAYYRFENLTRDPATAREWWNLYTTVLRSDPGVATIKRARNRPAQRM; this is translated from the coding sequence ATGTCTGAAACGACCGACGTCTTCATCGATTTCCTGTGCCCCTACGCCTGGCGCGGCGTGGAACTCGCCGCCGTGCTGCGCGAACAGGGCGAATCCTTCCGCCTGCGGCACTATTCGCTGGTCGAGGGCAACCACGCCGCCAACCAGAAGGAACACACTTGGAACCTTACGGATCAGCCGCTGGACGCCCCGGACGGGGACGGGTACATGAAGCACCAGACGCCCAGCCTGCGCGCGTTCCTGGCGGCGACCGCCGCCGCCCGGCAGGGCGAGGAGGCCCTGTGGGCCTTCAGTCTGGCCCTGTTCCGCCTGCGCCACGAGCAGCAGCGAGAGCTGGACGACGCTGCGATGTCAGACGCCGCCGCCCAGGCAGGACTCGATGCCGCCCGTTTCGAGCAGGATCGGCAGGACGAGGCCGGGCTGCGCGCCGACCTGCGGGCCGAGCAGGAGGCGTCGCGCGAGATCGGCGTGTTCGGTACGCCCACGTACGTCCTGCCGGGCGGTGAGGCCGCGTACTACCGCTTCGAGAACCTGACCCGCGACCCCGCCACCGCCCGCGAGTGGTGGAACCTGTACACCACGGTGCTGCGCAGCGATCCGGGCGTGGCGACCATCAAGCGCGCGAGGAACCGCCCGGCCCAGCGCATGTGA
- a CDS encoding ABC transporter permease: MTSRTVQPAQTVSLPTPAPSARRAPLLPALGTLALAELRRMLRNPMFAVGTIGFPVIFFSLFGLSAVNETTDQGFKVGPLILVNFGAYSLLSLSMFSFGSAVALERTGGWLRLLRASPMPTALYFAGKLLAALCFSALSLAVLYTFAHFTGGVTIPVGLALLLLGKLLLGIIPLIALGLCIGFLVTPTGAQITANLVSVLMSFASGLFTPLDQMPAFVQKLAPYLPAYHLGAVARGTVVGQTSGEATHWLALAAFTLVFGALAAWGFRKDEAREQ; this comes from the coding sequence ATGACCTCCCGCACTGTCCAGCCTGCCCAGACCGTCAGCCTGCCCACGCCCGCCCCCTCCGCCCGCCGCGCGCCGCTGCTGCCGGCGCTGGGCACCCTGGCCCTGGCGGAGCTGCGGCGCATGCTGCGCAACCCGATGTTCGCGGTGGGCACCATCGGCTTTCCGGTCATCTTCTTCTCGCTGTTCGGCCTGAGCGCCGTGAACGAGACGACGGATCAGGGGTTCAAGGTCGGGCCGCTGATCCTGGTGAACTTCGGCGCGTACTCGCTGCTCTCGCTGTCGATGTTCTCGTTCGGGTCGGCCGTGGCGCTGGAACGCACGGGCGGGTGGCTGCGGCTGCTGCGCGCGTCGCCCATGCCCACGGCGCTGTACTTCGCCGGGAAGCTGCTGGCCGCGCTGTGCTTCAGCGCCCTGAGCCTGGCCGTGCTGTACACCTTCGCGCACTTCACCGGCGGCGTGACCATTCCGGTGGGCCTGGCGCTGCTGCTGCTGGGCAAGCTGCTGCTGGGCATCATTCCGCTGATCGCGTTGGGCCTGTGCATCGGCTTCCTGGTCACGCCGACCGGCGCGCAGATCACCGCGAACCTCGTGAGCGTGCTGATGTCCTTCGCGTCGGGCCTGTTCACGCCGCTGGATCAGATGCCGGCCTTCGTGCAGAAGCTCGCGCCGTACCTGCCCGCGTACCACCTGGGCGCGGTCGCGCGTGGCACGGTCGTCGGTCAGACGTCCGGCGAGGCCACGCACTGGCTGGCGCTGGCCGCCTTCACGCTCGTGTTCGGCGCGCTGGCCGCGTGGGGTTTTCGTAAGGACGAGGCCCGCGAGCAGTGA
- a CDS encoding sensor histidine kinase: MRGAQRRTVWAWFPLLWLVFLAYPVIGFFDHPRPLAHWALFWSVMAGFVAVYARVFFVRTPGHATRWAVAGWVYALLAYVVLAPVIGGTATAFLIYGGSIIGFQARVGAALWLAFLNVAIMVAPFWQGRYGLDDLAWLAPNMVFTLVAAYANHASFRRNIADARLVQVQAEKERLAADAERERIARDLHDLLGHTLSVIVLKSELAGKLAERDPVRAAAEIREVERISREALSEVRAAVSGYRGSGLNAELARAKVALDTAGVNLTVTHVLPPLPPATEQAAAMLLREAITNVVRHAHAHEVQVSLTPHGRGWRLVIRDDGVGGTGSEGSGLTGMRERLRALGGTLERDGTRGTTLSATLPGEDSGAAGTALVTA, from the coding sequence ATGAGGGGAGCGCAGCGCAGAACCGTGTGGGCATGGTTCCCGCTGCTGTGGCTGGTGTTCCTGGCCTATCCAGTGATCGGGTTCTTCGACCACCCGCGCCCCCTGGCGCACTGGGCGCTGTTCTGGAGCGTCATGGCGGGCTTCGTGGCCGTGTACGCGCGGGTGTTTTTCGTCCGGACGCCCGGTCACGCCACGCGCTGGGCCGTGGCGGGCTGGGTCTACGCCCTGCTAGCGTACGTTGTGCTGGCGCCCGTGATCGGGGGCACGGCTACGGCCTTCCTGATCTACGGCGGCAGCATCATCGGGTTCCAGGCGCGGGTGGGAGCGGCGCTGTGGCTGGCCTTCCTGAACGTGGCGATCATGGTGGCGCCCTTCTGGCAGGGGCGCTACGGCCTGGACGATCTGGCGTGGCTCGCGCCGAACATGGTGTTCACGCTGGTCGCCGCGTACGCCAACCACGCCTCGTTCCGGCGCAACATCGCCGACGCCCGGCTCGTGCAGGTGCAGGCCGAGAAGGAACGCCTCGCCGCCGACGCGGAACGCGAACGCATCGCCCGCGACCTGCACGACCTGCTGGGCCATACCCTCAGCGTGATCGTGCTGAAAAGCGAACTGGCGGGCAAACTCGCGGAACGCGACCCGGTTCGCGCCGCCGCCGAGATCCGCGAGGTCGAGCGCATCTCGCGCGAGGCGCTCTCGGAGGTGCGCGCCGCCGTCAGCGGCTACCGGGGCAGCGGCCTGAATGCCGAACTCGCCCGCGCGAAGGTCGCGCTGGACACGGCCGGCGTGAACCTCACGGTCACCCATGTCCTGCCGCCGCTACCGCCCGCCACCGAGCAGGCCGCTGCCATGCTGCTGCGCGAGGCGATCACGAACGTCGTCCGGCACGCCCATGCCCACGAGGTGCAGGTCAGCCTGACGCCGCACGGGCGCGGCTGGCGGCTCGTGATCCGCGACGACGGCGTGGGCGGCACGGGCAGCGAGGGCAGCGGCCTGACCGGGATGCGCGAACGCCTGCGGGCCCTCGGCGGCACCCTGGAGCGCGACGGCACGCGCGGCACCACGCTGAGCGCCACGCTGCCCGGCGAGGACAGCGGCGCAGCGGGCACAGCCCTGGTGACCGCGTGA
- a CDS encoding GNAT family N-acetyltransferase, whose product MYHGAELVGWQFSHQTDERTVSMADTGILPQHQGRGLYTRLLPQVLDAFQAAGYTLVTSHHRATNNRVIIPKLRAGFLLQGLNAYEGGLNVALTLSLDATYRDAMHVRSGFRQAHGETARRLGVRARPATTTAAPPSMPLPMDAESGVDLGGGYTLHRVPEATYRIVYAQLESAVYDTVSFDWKRPAPYPLPEAPAYTWLVAHGGQVVGWHASRQRDRRTAYMSNTGFLPAHRGQGLYTRLLPVILSFLREQRYDLIRSQHHLTNSAVIVPKLRAGFRIQGLDVGEHGVMTELVYSFDDAYRGYMDVRSGLERPTGEVARRLGLNPDHE is encoded by the coding sequence GTGTACCACGGCGCCGAGCTGGTCGGCTGGCAGTTCTCGCACCAGACCGACGAGCGCACGGTCTCCATGGCCGACACGGGCATCCTGCCGCAGCACCAAGGCCGAGGCCTGTACACCCGACTGCTGCCGCAGGTGCTGGACGCGTTCCAGGCGGCCGGATACACGCTGGTCACCAGCCACCACCGTGCCACGAACAACCGCGTGATCATTCCCAAGCTGCGCGCGGGCTTTCTGCTCCAGGGCCTGAACGCCTACGAGGGCGGCCTGAACGTGGCCCTGACCCTATCGCTAGACGCCACCTACCGTGACGCCATGCACGTCCGCAGCGGCTTTCGACAGGCGCACGGCGAGACGGCGCGGCGACTGGGCGTGCGGGCCAGACCCGCCACGACTACCGCAGCCCCTCCATCCATGCCCCTGCCGATGGACGCCGAATCGGGCGTGGACCTGGGCGGTGGATACACCCTGCACCGCGTTCCAGAGGCCACCTACCGCATAGTCTACGCGCAACTGGAAAGTGCCGTCTACGACACGGTGTCGTTCGACTGGAAGCGTCCGGCCCCGTACCCCCTCCCGGAGGCTCCCGCGTACACGTGGCTGGTCGCACACGGAGGTCAGGTCGTCGGCTGGCACGCCTCGCGGCAGCGTGACCGCCGCACGGCGTACATGTCGAACACCGGTTTCCTGCCCGCGCACCGGGGGCAGGGCCTGTACACGCGCCTGCTGCCGGTCATCCTGTCGTTCCTGAGAGAACAGCGGTACGACCTGATCCGGAGTCAGCATCACCTCACCAACAGCGCCGTGATCGTGCCCAAGTTGCGCGCCGGCTTCCGGATTCAGGGCCTGGACGTGGGGGAACACGGCGTGATGACCGAACTGGTCTACAGCTTCGACGACGCGTACCGCGGGTACATGGACGTTCGCAGCGGACTCGAGCGGCCCACGGGCGAGGTCGCGCGGCGCCTAGGCCTGAACCCCGACCACGAGTGA
- a CDS encoding DNA-binding response regulator — protein sequence MIRVLLAEDQALVLGALSALLSLEDDLEVVGGAPDGEAAWEKVQALRPDVLVTDIEMPRLSGLDLAARVAQLMPDTRVVIVTTFGRGGYLRRALDVGARGYLLKDAPASELADAIRRVHAGGRAIDPHLAAEAWGASDPLTDRERQVLRAAEGGASTAAIAVTLGLSEGTVRNYLSEAIGKLGAENRVEAARTAREKGWL from the coding sequence GTGATCCGCGTCCTGCTGGCCGAGGATCAGGCGCTGGTGCTGGGCGCCCTGTCGGCGCTGCTGTCGCTGGAAGATGACCTGGAGGTTGTGGGCGGCGCGCCGGACGGTGAGGCGGCGTGGGAGAAGGTGCAGGCGCTCAGGCCCGACGTGCTCGTCACGGACATCGAGATGCCGCGCCTGAGCGGCCTCGACCTCGCCGCCCGCGTGGCCCAGCTGATGCCGGACACGCGGGTGGTGATCGTCACGACCTTCGGCCGGGGCGGCTACCTGCGCCGCGCGCTGGACGTCGGGGCGCGCGGCTACCTGCTCAAGGATGCCCCGGCCAGCGAACTCGCGGACGCCATCCGCCGCGTGCACGCGGGAGGCCGCGCCATCGACCCGCACCTCGCCGCCGAGGCCTGGGGCGCGAGCGATCCCCTGACGGATCGGGAGCGGCAGGTGCTGCGCGCGGCCGAGGGTGGAGCGAGCACCGCCGCGATTGCCGTTACGCTGGGATTGTCGGAGGGCACCGTGCGCAATTACCTCTCGGAGGCCATCGGGAAACTCGGCGCGGAGAACCGCGTGGAGGCCGCCCGCACCGCGCGGGAAAAGGGCTGGCTGTAG